The Desulfovibrio fairfieldensis sequence TCTCTTCGCACCGGAACATTTCGCCTGGGGCATCACCAGCGTGCTGCTGCCCGAGGGCGTGGACGGCACGGAAGTGCTGCGCCTGGCCCTGGAAAAGCACGGCGTCTGCATGGCGGGCGGACAGGATCAGCTCAAGGGCCGGATTGTGCGCATCGGGCATATGGGCTGGGTGGACTGGGCCGACGTGCTGGCCGGGCTGTACGCTCTGGACCGGGGCCTGATGGAAGCGGGCGGTTTCTCCGGCGCGCGCGACTATCTGGAACAGGGCATGGCCGCCTACCGCGCGGCCCTGGAGGACAAACCGGGCGAGTTCCTGCCCAGAGTTCTGGTGCACAGTTAGGGCAGTGCTGATGAACAATGCGCGGCGTGCCCTTGCCCGGACCGGAAAAAACCTTATGTATGGGAAATACGGGACCGGATGGCGGGTTACGGCCCCAATGCAAACATCAGCATGAGGTTGACATGAACCAGAACGATTGCGGCTGCCATAGCTCCAAGGACGGTCCTCTGCCCGAGGTGACCTTTTCCACTTTCATTCTTTCCCTGGCCTCTTCGGCCCTGGTGCAGCTGGGCGAAGTGCCCGATCCCGAAACAGGCCGGATGGAGCAGGATCTGGCGCTGGCCCGGCACAATATCGACGTGCTGGAAATGCTGCGCCAGAAGACCGAGCGCTGTCTTGAAGAGCAGGAACGCCGGTTGCTGGAAAGCATTCTGTACGAACTGCGCATGAAATTCGTGATCAAGTGCGGCCCGGACTGTGAAAAAAAGATGGCGGAAGCCTCCGCCCAAAAGTAGTGATGCATTGAAAATATCGGGCTGAAGCCGGGGCACAAACGCGGTTCGCCGCGCTTTGATTGTTGCGGCACGGACGGCGGCTGAAGACGGCAACACGCGGCTGGGCCCGGCGTCCGAGGGGTACGCCTGTCTGTTCATCGGCAATCACAACCGTTCCAGGATTCCCTGTAAAGGACACGCGGCATGAAGACAATCAATGTGGGGCTTGTGGGCATTACCGGCTATGCGGGCATGGAATTGGCGCGGCTGCTGGCCGGGCATCCCTCCATGCGCCTGACCATGGCCTGTTCCAGGGCCGAGGCGGGCAAACGCCTGGGCGAATTTTATCCCTTCCTGGAACATATGCCGGGCGCGGACGTGATCATCAGCATTTTCGAGCCCAGGGAAGCGGCCCAGCATTGCGATCTGGTCTTCCTGGCCGTTCCCGCGGGCACGGCCATGGATATGGCCGCTCCCCTGCTGGAGGCCGGGGTCAAGGTGGTGGATCTTTCGGCTGACTTCCGCATCCATGACGCCGGGGTATACGAGCGCTGGTACAAGAACGAGCATCACAGCAAGGAGCTTTTGCGCTGGGCCGTCTACGGCCTGCCGGAACTCTATGCCGCGGACATCGCCCAGACCAACCTCACGGCCAACCCGGGCTGCTATCCCACCTCGGTGATTCTTGGCCTGTACGCGGCACTCAAAAACGACCTCATCGAAACCGGGGACATTGTGGTGGATTCCAAGTCCGGAGCCACCGGCGCGGGCCGTAAGGCCGCCGTGCCCACCCTGTTCTGCGAAGTGTCGGACAACTTCCGCGCCTACGGCCTGCCCCGCCATCGCCACACCCCGGAAATCGAGCAGGAAGTTTCCCTGCTGGCCGGACAGGAAGTACGCCTGTCCTTCAATACGCATCTGCTGCCCATGAACCGGGGAATCCTCTCCACCATCTATACCAAGCTCAAGGATCCCGCCGCCAATCTGGACAGCGTGCATGAAGCCTTCTGCCGCACCTGGGAGCGCAGCCCCTGGGTCCGCGTGCTGCCCAAGGGCCGTCTGCCCGAAACCCGCTACGTGCGCGGCAGCATGTTCTGCGATCTCGGTCTGGTGGTGGACCCGCGCACCAACCGCCTGATCATCCTGGCGGCCATCGACAACCTCTGCCGCGGCGCTTCGGGACAGGCTCTGGCCAACGCCAACCTGATGTGCGGCCTGCCCGTGGATACCGGCCTGGAACGTCTCGCGCCCTTGGCATAAATGTAAAACTACTCATATTAGTATGATTACAATGAACAGAGAGAGAGAGAGAGAGAGAGAGAGAGAGAGAGAGAGAGAGAGAGAGAGTTTTCTATTACAATGTTCAATACAGGTGAGTTGACATGCCATTCAGCTCACCTGTATTCTTGTTCCTCTTTCTGCCTCTTGTTGTGCTTACTTGGCACGCTATTCATGCATATTCCAGAGGAAGAGAGAGTATCGGTTTTTTGCTTTTTGCCTCTCTTCTCTACTATGCATGGTGGAAAACTGATCAAATTTGGATACTTCTCACATCCATCGCTGTCAATTATGCATGCGGCCAAGCTCTTTCAATGAGGTCACGGAAGCGTAAAACAATATTCTGGTCTGGAATAATATATAATATTGCATCGTTGGCATTCTTTAAATATGCAAATTTCATAATAAAAAATATCAGTATAACTACCGGTGCGAATATTTCTCTCCTTGAAATCATTCTACCTATCGGTATTAGCTTTTTTACATTTCAGCAAATTGCGTATCTTGTTGATATATACAACGAAAAATATAATTCAAAATTGGAAACTTTTTTTGAATATTTCCTAATTGTGTGCTTTTTTCCGTATATAGTTTCCGGACCGATTATCCGCCATAGTGAAATAGCTCCACAATTACACTTAGAAACGAAAAGCGATGTATATTGGGAAAACATCTTTAATGCCCTTACATTGCTTAGTATTGGATTAGCCAAAAAAGTGCTTCTCGCAGATAATCTCGCCCCTATTGTGCATCACAGCTTTGA is a genomic window containing:
- the argC gene encoding N-acetyl-gamma-glutamyl-phosphate reductase, whose translation is MKTINVGLVGITGYAGMELARLLAGHPSMRLTMACSRAEAGKRLGEFYPFLEHMPGADVIISIFEPREAAQHCDLVFLAVPAGTAMDMAAPLLEAGVKVVDLSADFRIHDAGVYERWYKNEHHSKELLRWAVYGLPELYAADIAQTNLTANPGCYPTSVILGLYAALKNDLIETGDIVVDSKSGATGAGRKAAVPTLFCEVSDNFRAYGLPRHRHTPEIEQEVSLLAGQEVRLSFNTHLLPMNRGILSTIYTKLKDPAANLDSVHEAFCRTWERSPWVRVLPKGRLPETRYVRGSMFCDLGLVVDPRTNRLIILAAIDNLCRGASGQALANANLMCGLPVDTGLERLAPLA
- a CDS encoding DUF1844 domain-containing protein; this encodes MNQNDCGCHSSKDGPLPEVTFSTFILSLASSALVQLGEVPDPETGRMEQDLALARHNIDVLEMLRQKTERCLEEQERRLLESILYELRMKFVIKCGPDCEKKMAEASAQK